Proteins co-encoded in one Govania unica genomic window:
- a CDS encoding HprK-related kinase A, with the protein MRGEGLAFRVGPFSARVQCAVPAVARDILSLYTGYATVGADDFIDYHLKVRPVSPLRRWVRPSVMADAGMVNTPFVPLPADIGVLAHEMGLNWLIATTADDYLIFHAGIVEKNGRTILMPGASGSGKSTLTAGLAFSGWRLFSDEFAVLHPESFQFFPYPRPVSLKNSSIPVLGERIPDSQFSRIYEKTPKGTIRYLRPSAEALARDREPGRPFLILYPEYRPDAAPQAIELPKPEAFAMVRSASVNCDRLGALAFTTLADLADQCRAFRLVYRSLDQGMAMVNDLAEQFA; encoded by the coding sequence TTGCGCGGCGAGGGCCTGGCTTTTCGCGTCGGGCCTTTTTCGGCACGGGTTCAATGCGCGGTGCCCGCAGTGGCCCGCGATATCTTGAGCCTTTATACGGGCTATGCGACGGTCGGTGCCGATGACTTCATCGATTATCATCTGAAAGTGCGGCCGGTGTCGCCGCTCCGGCGCTGGGTCCGGCCGAGCGTCATGGCCGACGCGGGCATGGTGAACACGCCCTTCGTGCCTTTGCCCGCCGATATCGGGGTGCTGGCCCATGAAATGGGTCTGAATTGGCTGATCGCCACCACTGCCGATGATTATCTGATTTTTCATGCCGGGATTGTTGAAAAGAACGGCCGCACCATTCTGATGCCTGGCGCGTCGGGCAGCGGCAAAAGCACATTGACGGCGGGGTTGGCTTTCTCCGGCTGGCGGCTGTTTTCCGATGAATTCGCCGTGCTTCATCCCGAAAGCTTTCAGTTTTTCCCTTATCCACGGCCGGTGTCGCTTAAAAACAGCTCGATTCCAGTGCTTGGGGAGCGCATCCCCGACAGTCAGTTCAGCCGCATTTATGAGAAGACGCCGAAGGGCACCATCCGCTATCTACGGCCATCGGCCGAGGCACTGGCTCGCGATCGGGAACCCGGGCGGCCCTTTCTGATCCTTTACCCCGAATACCGGCCGGATGCGGCGCCACAGGCGATCGAGCTGCCGAAACCCGAAGCCTTCGCCATGGTGCGGAGTGCGAGTGTCAATTGCGACCGGCTGGGGGCCTTGGCTTTCACCACCCTTGCGGATCTCGCCGATCAGTGCCGGGCGTTTCGACTGGTCTATCGCTCGCTCGATCAGGGCATGGCCATGGTCAATGATCTGGCGGAGCAATTTGCATGA
- a CDS encoding nucleotidyltransferase domain-containing protein: MRSSDLLLRALRDPASLVAVTPADWSRLVYLGRASVLLARIAADARAAGIFDQLPANIQGQLRAAERQAALSHTRITWEIDRLKRAFWGRRQKIVLLKGAAYMAAQMPCAVGRPSSDIDILVAHADLTLTEATLMAAGWEPLKTSDYDQQYYRDWMHELPPLRHPERNSMIDVHHTILPLTGRLRPDADKLLAAAVPLDDDLYRLADTDMLLHSAVHLFQDGEVRGALRDVLDQRDMLRDFAGRDPNYWGRLIARAEELGLGRPLYYSLRYVERLFAVSPPATVRPALDRLGPPAPVRALMDRLVESALFPTFLFEHAPGRRIAGELLYLRSHWLRMPPLMLARHLSTKALKKLGLSSKA, encoded by the coding sequence ATGAGGTCGTCAGATCTGTTGTTGCGTGCGCTTCGGGATCCGGCGAGTTTGGTGGCTGTGACGCCCGCCGACTGGTCGCGTCTGGTTTATCTCGGCCGGGCGTCGGTGCTGCTTGCGCGGATCGCGGCGGATGCCCGCGCGGCTGGAATCTTTGATCAGTTGCCTGCGAACATACAGGGACAATTGCGCGCGGCCGAGCGGCAGGCGGCGCTCAGCCATACCCGCATCACCTGGGAAATCGACCGTCTGAAGCGGGCCTTCTGGGGGCGGCGGCAGAAGATCGTGCTGTTGAAGGGGGCGGCCTACATGGCCGCCCAGATGCCCTGCGCCGTGGGCCGACCGAGTTCGGACATCGATATCCTGGTGGCACACGCGGATCTCACCCTGACGGAGGCAACATTGATGGCGGCAGGGTGGGAGCCGCTGAAAACCAGTGACTATGATCAGCAATATTACCGCGACTGGATGCATGAGCTGCCGCCGCTCCGTCACCCTGAGCGCAACAGCATGATTGATGTTCATCACACGATTCTGCCCCTGACCGGACGGTTGCGGCCGGATGCAGACAAGTTGCTGGCGGCGGCGGTGCCGCTCGATGATGATCTCTACCGGCTGGCCGACACGGATATGCTGCTCCATAGTGCCGTTCATCTGTTTCAGGATGGCGAGGTCCGGGGCGCGCTCCGCGATGTGCTGGATCAGCGCGATATGCTGCGTGATTTCGCCGGTCGGGACCCGAATTACTGGGGGCGGCTCATCGCCCGTGCCGAAGAACTCGGGTTGGGCCGGCCGCTTTATTACAGCCTTCGCTATGTGGAGCGGTTATTCGCTGTCAGTCCGCCCGCGACTGTACGCCCGGCGCTCGATCGTCTGGGCCCGCCCGCGCCGGTTCGGGCGCTGATGGATCGGTTGGTGGAATCGGCATTGTTCCCGACATTTTTGTTTGAACATGCTCCGGGCCGGAGAATCGCCGGGGAGCTGCTCTATCTGCGGTCGCACTGGCTGCGCATGCCGCCCCTGATGCTGGCGCGGCATTTGTCGACCAAGGCGCTTAAAAAACTCGGTCTTTCGTCAAAAGCCTGA
- the gph gene encoding phosphoglycolate phosphatase (PGP is an essential enzyme in the glycolate salvage pathway in higher organisms (photorespiration in plants). Phosphoglycolate results from the oxidase activity of RubisCO in the Calvin cycle when concentrations of carbon dioxide are low relative to oxygen. This enzyme is a member of the Haloacid Dehalogenase (HAD) superfamily of aspartate-nucleophile hydrolase enzymes (PF00702).) — protein MTNDFPAAVIFDLDGTLVDSAFDLTGALNFVLRSENRPPVPLAAVRHMVGRGARVLIENGMAATGAAATEDDIARLLPLFLDYYSDHVADESILFPGARAVLLELAEANVRLGICTNKPISLTHQLLRALQIDDLFPAVLGGDSLPFRKPDPRHILETLRLLDIPATKAVMVGDSIHDIEAAKKAPMLVIGVTFGYSETPVADLLPDAVIDAYADLPAALRLLTKDRVF, from the coding sequence ATGACCAACGATTTTCCCGCCGCAGTTATTTTCGATCTGGATGGAACCCTGGTCGATTCCGCCTTTGATCTGACCGGGGCGCTCAACTTTGTTCTGCGCAGCGAAAACCGCCCGCCGGTGCCGCTTGCAGCGGTCCGCCATATGGTTGGGCGCGGCGCACGGGTGCTCATTGAAAATGGCATGGCCGCCACCGGCGCTGCTGCGACGGAAGACGACATCGCCCGCCTGCTGCCGCTTTTCCTCGACTATTATTCGGACCATGTGGCCGATGAAAGCATCCTGTTCCCCGGTGCGCGCGCGGTCCTTCTGGAGCTTGCAGAAGCCAATGTGCGCCTTGGAATCTGCACCAACAAGCCGATCTCCCTGACCCATCAACTGTTGCGTGCGCTCCAGATCGACGACCTGTTCCCCGCCGTGCTCGGAGGCGACAGCCTGCCGTTTCGCAAGCCCGATCCACGTCATATTCTGGAAACGTTGCGGCTTCTGGACATTCCGGCCACAAAGGCCGTGATGGTCGGCGACAGCATTCACGATATCGAAGCCGCCAAAAAAGCCCCCATGCTGGTGATCGGTGTCACCTTCGGCTATTCGGAAACCCCGGTGGCCGATCTCCTGCCCGACGCTGTGATCGACGCTTACGCAGACCTTCCCGCCGCCCTCAGGCTTTTGACGAAAGACCGAGTTTTTTAA
- the glmU gene encoding bifunctional UDP-N-acetylglucosamine diphosphorylase/glucosamine-1-phosphate N-acetyltransferase GlmU, translated as MTSSDIAAIILAAGKGTRMKSSLHKVLHPVAGRPMLDHVMAAVASLDPVRQVVVVGNGREQVETAVKGRADTVVQEPQLGTGHAVQQAEAALKDFIGDVLILYGDVPLTSAETLRRMIDARRRPGADGQCPALVVLGFRPADTLAYGRLKLASDGSLDAIVEHKDASEDERRITLCNSGIMAVDGRLLFDFLGKLTNNNANGEYYLTDIVAIARARGLSAAVIETDETEVVGVNARGELAMVEAIYQRAARARAMADGATLIAPETVFFSYDTKLGRDVVVEPNVVFGPGVTVGDDVTIHAFSHLEGATVAAGAEVGPYARLRPGADLRAGAKVGNFVEIKKSVLEEGAKVNHLTYIGDARVGSRANVGAGTITCNYDGFNKFKTEIGAGAFIGSNSSLVAPVKIGDGAIIGAGSVVTKDVNTDSLAVTRAEQREIGGWAAKFRARNKKK; from the coding sequence ATGACCTCATCAGACATTGCTGCCATCATCCTTGCCGCAGGCAAGGGCACCCGCATGAAATCCAGCCTGCATAAGGTGCTGCACCCGGTGGCCGGCCGGCCCATGCTCGACCATGTGATGGCCGCCGTGGCAAGCCTTGATCCGGTGCGACAAGTGGTCGTGGTCGGCAACGGCCGCGAACAGGTGGAGACCGCAGTCAAAGGCCGCGCCGATACCGTGGTGCAGGAGCCGCAGCTTGGCACCGGCCATGCCGTGCAGCAGGCCGAGGCAGCCTTGAAAGACTTTATAGGGGACGTCCTGATTCTCTATGGCGATGTGCCGCTTACGAGTGCGGAGACGCTGCGTCGCATGATTGACGCCCGCCGCAGGCCGGGAGCGGACGGTCAATGTCCGGCCCTTGTGGTGCTTGGCTTCCGTCCGGCCGATACGCTGGCTTATGGCCGGCTGAAGCTTGCGTCCGACGGCAGTCTTGATGCGATTGTTGAACATAAGGATGCAAGCGAAGACGAGCGTCGCATCACCCTGTGCAATTCGGGAATCATGGCGGTCGATGGCAGACTGTTGTTCGATTTTCTGGGGAAACTCACCAATAACAATGCGAATGGCGAATATTATCTGACCGATATCGTCGCCATTGCCCGCGCGCGCGGCCTTTCGGCGGCGGTGATCGAGACGGATGAGACCGAGGTGGTCGGCGTCAATGCTCGGGGTGAACTGGCCATGGTGGAGGCTATCTATCAGCGCGCTGCCCGTGCCCGTGCCATGGCCGATGGGGCGACCTTGATCGCGCCGGAGACGGTGTTTTTCTCCTATGACACCAAGCTTGGCCGCGATGTGGTGGTGGAACCGAATGTGGTGTTCGGGCCTGGGGTCACGGTTGGCGACGATGTGACGATCCATGCTTTTTCTCATCTGGAGGGGGCGACGGTGGCTGCGGGGGCAGAAGTCGGTCCCTATGCCCGGCTGCGTCCAGGCGCCGATCTGCGGGCAGGGGCCAAGGTCGGAAATTTTGTTGAAATCAAGAAATCGGTGCTTGAGGAAGGCGCCAAGGTCAATCATCTGACCTATATCGGCGATGCCCGCGTCGGCTCACGCGCCAATGTGGGGGCGGGGACCATCACCTGCAATTATGACGGTTTCAACAAATTCAAGACCGAGATCGGGGCTGGAGCCTTCATCGGATCGAATTCATCACTGGTCGCGCCGGTCAAAATCGGCGACGGTGCCATCATCGGGGCCGGCAGCGTGGTGACCAAGGATGTGAACACGGATTCACTAGCCGTCACACGCGCCGAACAACGCGAGATCGGCGGTTGGGCCGCGAAGTTCCGCGCCCGGAATAAGAAAAAGTAA